The Oleiphilus messinensis DNA segment AGCCACATTTATTCTGGCGATCAAGAGCAATATCAAAAGCGATCAGGTACGTGCAATCTTCCCGACACAAGTCAAGATTGGCCCAGTGGAGCAGATTCGCGAACTCATCAATGCACAATTACCCGGCATTGGACTTCAGGCCCTGCCGGTTGCACCGCGTCAGATTCCATTCCATACCGGCTTTACCTACTTCCAGTTGGACAGAAACAGTGAATACTGGCGCTCCATGCACAAATCGGGTGGTTTTGCATTACACATCGCCGGGGATTTCCCGGGGTTAGAGATGGAGTTTTGGGCAATTCGGGATTAATTCTCAACGCTATTCAAGCGGAAACGGCAGACAGGGACGGCTATTACGTCCAGCCACGATCGGAAAGGATACGTGAGGCAGAGACAATGCGCGAAAACGACTACACTTTCATAAATAAATCGTGTGCAAATAGCAATATGTGGGCAAATAGCAAAATTCGATTAGAGGAGTTAGCAGATGCGCGACAATGACAAAACGATCATTGGCCCGGGATTGGGCCAATCAGGTCGCGGAGATCGGACCTTGGTTGTACCCACTCCCGGGCGCAATCAGCGACAGGCCCCCAAACGCCCAACACCTGGCGGCGATCAGCGCTCCGGGCCTCGCCAATATGCCTCCCAGGGGATGGCACAACAAACATCATCCCCCATTTCACCCTCAGGGGATATGGGCCTGACGAGTAGCGTACAGGGGTTGAATAAAATTGCGGCAGCGGCGAGTGAACTGCTGGCACTGCATGGCCAACTCCGAGGCTTGAATCGCCATGATGACATTACCGGGTTGCGTAACGAACTGATTACCGGTGTCAAATCATTTGAACGAGAGCTTAAAGAAGCGGAAACCGCGAACGAAGTCGTTGTTTCCGCACGGTATGTATTGTGCTCAGCACTCGATGAGGCCATTCTGAATACGCCTTGGGGAGCACAATGTGGTTGGGCGCAACACTCTTTGCTCAGCACCTTCCACAATGAAACCTTTGGTGGTGAAAAGTTCTTCCTGATATTGAATCGATTACTGGAGGCACCTGCCCGGTACATCGATGCATTGGAGTTGCTATACCTTCTGCTGGCTCAGGGCTTCGTCGGAAAATACCGCCTCGACCCAAGAGGACACGCACAGCTGGAGCAGATCAAGGATAACCTTTATCAGACCATCGCCCGACATCGTGGCGAATTCGAGCGGGACCTCTCTCCCCGTTGGCACGGAATTGAATTCAAAAGCAAACGGGTTACCGAGTTTATTCCGTTATGGGTTTATGCCAGTGTCTTTCTTTTCATACTTGTCGGCGTTTACGCAGGCTTTCGCTATTGGCAGGCGCAAACAACCACGCCCGTGGCGCAACAGCTGCTACAAATAGCCCAGACACCGGAAGAAAACGGATCGATAGTAAACAGTGCAATCGACGAAACACGATCCAACTAGACGAAACTCGATCCAGTTAGCCGGAACATAATCCAATTAGATGGAACAGAATCCAATTAATAGGGAGTGCAGCAAATGCGCTTTTTAGCGTTTTTCAAAAACCCGCTTTTCTTAAGTATTCTCGGAATCACCGCATTGTGTCTTGCGGTTTGGTTTGGCGGTGCTTACATCGCGTTCGGCAATCCGCCAACGCCGCTCTCCGCCATGGCCCGTTTGGTCATCATCATGGTCCTCTTGGTTCTCTGGGGCTTGAATAATCTGCGGATTCAGATGAAGCAAAAGAACCAAAGCGACAACCTGATTGAAGACATCAACAAAGAAAGTGCACAGGTTGCACCGGATAACTCGGCTTCTGCGGAAGAGTCGGCTGCACTTCAGGCTCGCTTTAACGAAGCCTTGAGTACCATAAAGACATTACGTTTCGGGGAAAAAGGTAAAAAACGTACAGTCTACGAATTACCCTGGTATCTGGTGATTGGTCCTCCGGGAGCCGGAAAAACAACACTGCTTGCCAATTCCGGCCTGCAATTCCCACTCAAGGAAAAATTCGGACTGAAAGGGATTGGCGGTGTGGGAGGAACCCGAAACTGTGACTGGTGGTTTACCAATGAAGCGGTGATGATCGATACCGCCGGTCGCTATACCACACAGGACAGTGACGCAGAGGTAGACCGCAGCGCCTGGCAGAACTTTCTTAAACTGCTGAAAAAGCACCGCCCCCGAAGAGCCATAAACGGCGTTGTTGTTGCCATTAGTATCAGCGAATTGCTGATGCTGAGCCGAACCGAGCGAACGCAGCACGCAGACACGATCAGAAGCCGGATTCAGGAACTGGTATCCTATTTTGAAATTGAGTTTCCGGTTTATTTCATGATCACCAAATGTGACTTGATCGCCGGCTTCACGGAATACTTCGAAGACCTCGGCCAATCGGACCGGGAACAGGTTTGGGGCATCACCTTCCCGTATGAAGAACAAGCCGCCAACCGCAACTACGCCGATTACTTCTCCAGTGAATTTCTGGCGCTGGCAAAACGCTTGAATGATCGCCTGATTTGGCGCATGCATCACGAACGAGATACCAAAAGACTCGCTAAAATTGAAAATTTTCCGGTTCAGTTCGAGCAACTGAAAGATGTTCTGGACGCATTTGTACAGGAGATCTTTGCGGAAAACCGCTACCAGAAACCACCAGCCCTGCGCGGGGTGTATTTCACCAGCGGCACTCAGGAAGGCTCTCCGATTGATCGTGTTCTTTCTTCCCTGTCCTCTCACTACGGGATCAATGTTCAATCGCTCGCGGCCCCACCAGGCCAGGGTAAAAGCTTTTTTATCAATCGATTGCTGCGGGAAATCATGTTCCCGGAAGCCGGGATTGTCGGACTCAACCGGGGCTTTGAACGCAAGTTAAAAGTTATCCGGGCCATTAGTATTTCATTAATGGCAGTTTTCACCCTTGCAACGATTGGTGTCTGGGCCTCCAGTTTAATCCAGAACAAGCGTCTGATGTCCGAGGTTACAGAGAAGATATCCGAACATGAAACCGCCGTTCAGGCATCGTTTGGTTCCAACTATGACATGGAGAAAGTGGATGCAGTGCTGAAACCGCTGGATGAAGCCACTCAGATTTATACCGAACTGAGTGCCCCCTGGTTATCCAGCCTGGGTATGTACGACGGCAGTGTGCCAGAATCCGCAACCAAAGCGTATTACTCAGGCCTGCAACAGTACTACATTCCGGCACTGGCTTACCGCTTGCAAACCATACTGACAACCACCAAAGATGATGAAGAACTCTACAATGCCCTGAGAGTCTATCTGATGCTGGGGGACAAAAGCCGCCTCGAACCCGAGGCTTTGACCCGCTGGTTCTCCGATGACTGGCTGCAGGAATACCAGGGCAAAGCCGCGCTGCAAGGCGAGCTTAAAGGCTTCCTCGCGGACGCACTGACCCATGGTTACCAACCGATCAACTACAATACCGTCGTCTTGGAACAAGCTCGAAACAAAGCCAGAGAGGTGCCTATTGAACGACGCATCTACAATCAGATTCGGAATCATCCGGAATACTCACGACTAATCGACCTGGAGCTGGAAGTCGGTCGCAGCCTCAAAGCAGCATTTAACGACACGTCTAACGGATCACGCTTGAA contains these protein-coding regions:
- the icmH gene encoding type IVB secretion system protein IcmH/DotU, with amino-acid sequence MRDNDKTIIGPGLGQSGRGDRTLVVPTPGRNQRQAPKRPTPGGDQRSGPRQYASQGMAQQTSSPISPSGDMGLTSSVQGLNKIAAAASELLALHGQLRGLNRHDDITGLRNELITGVKSFERELKEAETANEVVVSARYVLCSALDEAILNTPWGAQCGWAQHSLLSTFHNETFGGEKFFLILNRLLEAPARYIDALELLYLLLAQGFVGKYRLDPRGHAQLEQIKDNLYQTIARHRGEFERDLSPRWHGIEFKSKRVTEFIPLWVYASVFLFILVGVYAGFRYWQAQTTTPVAQQLLQIAQTPEENGSIVNSAIDETRSN
- the tssM gene encoding type VI secretion system membrane subunit TssM; the protein is MRFLAFFKNPLFLSILGITALCLAVWFGGAYIAFGNPPTPLSAMARLVIIMVLLVLWGLNNLRIQMKQKNQSDNLIEDINKESAQVAPDNSASAEESAALQARFNEALSTIKTLRFGEKGKKRTVYELPWYLVIGPPGAGKTTLLANSGLQFPLKEKFGLKGIGGVGGTRNCDWWFTNEAVMIDTAGRYTTQDSDAEVDRSAWQNFLKLLKKHRPRRAINGVVVAISISELLMLSRTERTQHADTIRSRIQELVSYFEIEFPVYFMITKCDLIAGFTEYFEDLGQSDREQVWGITFPYEEQAANRNYADYFSSEFLALAKRLNDRLIWRMHHERDTKRLAKIENFPVQFEQLKDVLDAFVQEIFAENRYQKPPALRGVYFTSGTQEGSPIDRVLSSLSSHYGINVQSLAAPPGQGKSFFINRLLREIMFPEAGIVGLNRGFERKLKVIRAISISLMAVFTLATIGVWASSLIQNKRLMSEVTEKISEHETAVQASFGSNYDMEKVDAVLKPLDEATQIYTELSAPWLSSLGMYDGSVPESATKAYYSGLQQYYIPALAYRLQTILTTTKDDEELYNALRVYLMLGDKSRLEPEALTRWFSDDWLQEYQGKAALQGELKGFLADALTHGYQPINYNTVVLEQARNKAREVPIERRIYNQIRNHPEYSRLIDLELEVGRSLKAAFNDTSNGSRLKVPFLFTKAGYDKLDLSKDSDLVRKFASEQWVVGTETTEDFTDKDIENIAEKVKKLYLAEYTETWKSALTTLRVKSFANMNDARNILKTLTSTTDSPLVRFLNIASNQTSLTPRLAQLASKSNAANSNSAAIGGAVAALQENALPPTQVDKEFSKLHDLIDTNALENVVRKLESLSELLEGFALSPSQQAAAFDFAKGRFQGAGDDPIRGLLVESNQSPNPLKGWLGAIADESWKVVLGNSKAHLNQAWNSRVYQPFKASLGSRYPFSGASGDVALADFTEFFKPGGIEESFIKEFLTPFISTSKNWSPKSLNGRSIGISGAALTQIKRADTIRKVFFRKDASAASVDFTLTPTRMDSSVRRFELRFGETRVRYSHGPKLPVSLSWPGEGDNSIRLLFEDINETLRDANYTGDWALFKVLDSATVKKANQANTFFATFDVEGRKVDYQIKANSFLNPFQSSWMRLYSCPTSL